The Streptomyces sp. NBC_00224 genome contains the following window.
GAACTGCGCGACCAGCCACGGACGGCCCGCAGACGAACGCAACCCGCAGCGGGGTGCAGGGGGCGGAGCCCACGGGAAACCCACCTCCGCCCCCGGAGGCCACGCGGCGGAGCCGCAAACGTCACCCCTCGGCCTCCAGCGCCGCATCCAACCGCGCCCGAGCCCCCTCCAGCCACCGCCGGCACACCTTCGCCAGCGCCTCCCCCCGCTCCCACAGCGCCAGCGACTCCTCCAGGGTCGTGCCCCCGGCCTCCAGCCGCCGTACGACGTCGATCAGCTCGTCCCGGGCCTGCTCGTACCCGAGCGACTCGGACGACGCCGACGAACCGGAGCCCGACACGTCCGAGCCGGACGCGGACGCGTCCGCCCCCGACGCCGCACCCTCGTCGTCCCCACCCGTCCCAACCTTCGCTGCCATACCCGTCACCCTACGCATCCGTCCCGACGACAACCGTGAACTCACCCTCGGCCACCCTGGCCCGCAACTCCTCGCCCCCGGCGACCTCCCCCGGGGCCCGCACCACCGCCCCGTCCGCCCGCTGGAGCACCGCGTACCCCCGCTCCAGCGTCGCCGCCGGCGACAGCGCGACCACGCGCGCGCGGGTGTGCGCCAGCTCGGAGTCGGCCCGGTCGAGGAGGTGGCCGAGGACCCGGCGCGAGCGGTCCACCAGCGCGTCCACCTCGTCCGCCCGGTCGTCCACCATCCGGTGCGGCCGCTCCATCCAGGGGCGGCCGAGCATCCCGGCCAGTCCCCGCTCCTCCCGGTCGACGAGGCCGACGACATGGCGCCGCGCCCGGTCCCGCAGCATCCTCACCCGGTCCAGCTCCTCCCCGACGTCGGGGACGACCTTCTTCGCCGCGTCCGTCGGCGTCGACGCCCGCAGATCCGCGACCAGGTCGAGCAGCGGCGAGTCCGGCTCGTGCCCGATCGCCGAGACGACCGGCGTACGGCACTCGGCCACCGTCCGCACCAGCTGCTCGTCGGAGAACGGCAGCAGATCCTCCACGCTGCCCCCGCCCCGCGCCACGATGATCACGTCGACCTCCGCGAGGCCGTCCAGCTCCTTCACCGCCTGGACGACCTGCGGCACCGCGTGCACCCCCTGCACCGCCACGTTGCGCACCTCGAACCGCACCGCGGGCCAGCGCCGCCGCGCGTTCTCCAGTACGTCCCGCTCGGCCGCCGAGGCGCGGCCGACGACCAGCCCGACGAGCTGCGGCAGGAACGGCAGCGGCCGCTTGCGGTCGAGCGCGAACAACCCCTCCGCCGCGAGCGACTTCTTCAACTGCTCAAGCCGGGCGAGCAGTTCACCGATGCCGACGGGCCGTATCTCCGCGGCCCGCAGCGACAGCTGGCCGCGCGGCGCGTACCACTCCGGCTTCGCGTGCACCACGACCCGGGCGCCCTCGGCGACGACGTCCGCCACCGCGTCGAAGACCTGCCGGTAGCAGGTGACCGACACCGAGATGTCGTGCGACGGGTCACGCAGCGTCAGGAACACCACCCCCGCGCCCGGCCGCCGCGAGAGCTGGGTGATCTGCCCCTCGACCCACACCGCCCCCAGCCGGTCGATCCAGCCGCCGATGAGCCGCGACACCTCACCGACCGGCAGCGGCGCCTGAGCACTCGTATTCAGACCCATGTACGCAGGCTAACGGCCCCCACTGACACCGGCCCCGCCCACGGGGCCCGGCCCGCGGCCGAGTCCCGCTACCCCACCCGCCCGAACCGCTCCGCCCCCTGCACCATCAGCACCCCCACCCCCAGCACCAGCCAGACGAGCCCGACCACCTGCGCCGTGCGGGTGGCCTCCCACATCACCGCCACGATCACCGCCGCGCCGAGCAGCGGAAGCACCACATGCGTCAGCCAGTTGGGCGCGCCCTCCCGGCGGCGTACCGCGTACCAGCCGATCACCGACGCGTGCAGCAGCAGGAACGCCGTCAGCGCGCCCATGTCGACCACCGAGACCAGGTGGTCCATGCCGTCGTCGCGCCGGGCCGCCCAGACCGCCGCCACCATCGTCACCACGGCCGCCACCAGCAGCGCCGCGCGCGGTACGCCCGAGTCCGTGCGCGACAGGACCTTCGGCAGCCGCCGCTCGCGCGCCATCGCGAAGACGAGCCGCCCCGCCGCGGCCTGCCCGGCCAGCGCCGCGAACGCCGCCCCGATCGCCTTGCTCACCGCCACCAGATCGTGCAGCCAGGTGCCCACGGACGCCTCGACCATGTCGTAGAAGGCCGAGCCCTGCCTGCCCGGATCGGCCGCGAGCGCGGCCGACGAGGTCGGTGCGAGCAGCGCCGCCAGATACGTCTGCGCCACGAACAGCACGCCCGCCAGCGCCAGACAGAACAGCACCGCGCGCGCGACCTTCTCCGAGCCCCCCGTCACCTCCTCCGCGAAGGAGGCGATCGCGTCGAAGCCCAGGTACGAGAGCACCGCCACCGACACCGCACTGAGCACCGCCGCGAGCGAGAACCCGGCGTCCCCGCCGAGCGGCGACAGCCAGTCGCGCTCGGCCCCGTCCCGTACGAGCACGACGACCGCCGCGACCACGAACACCAGCAGGACGACGATCTCCATCGCGAGCACCGCGAACCCGACCCGCGCCGCCGCTCGTACCCCCCAGAGGTTGAGCGCCGTGGTGATCACCACGGCCAACGCGGTCCACACCCACCGGGACACCTCCGGGACCAGCGAGTGCATCGCGATTCCGGAGAAGAGGTACGCGACGGCCGGGATCAGCAGATAGTCGAGCATCGCCATCCAGCCCGCGATGAACCCCGCTCCCTCGCCGAGCCCCGCGCGCGCGTAGGCGAAGACCGAGCCCGCCTGTGGGGCGACGCGCACCATCTGGGCGTAGCTGAATGCGGTGAACGCCATGGCGACGGTCGACACGACGTAGACCAGCGCTACGGCGCCGTGGGACTTCGCGTCGAGCGTGCCGAAGATGCCGACGGGCGCCATCGGGGCGATGAACAGCAGCCCGTACACGACAAGGTCACGGAACCCGAGGCTGCGCCGCAGCCCGCCGTCCCGAGGCACCCGCCGCCCGCTCTCCTCGCTCGCCCCGCTCTCCTCACGCCGCGCACTCATGCGGCCAGTCTCGTCGGCCGGACGATCTTTGGCCCGTCGGGCAGGGCAGGGGTGTCGGACCCCGGCCGTACCATGGAGCGCATGACTGCAACGCCTGCCCGCCGTGTCCTGCTCGCAGCACCCCGTGGCTACTGCGCGGGTGTGGACCGCGCCGTGATCGCCGTCGAGAAGGCCCTGGAGCAGTACGGGTCACCGATCTACGTCCGGCACGAGATCGTCCACAACAAGTACGTCGTGCAGACCCTGGAGAAGAAGGGCGCGATCTTCGTCGAGGAGACGGCGGAGGTCCCCGAGGGCTCGATCGTCATGTTCTCGGCGCACGGCGTGGCGCCGACCGTGCACGAGGAGGCGGCCGAGCGGAAGCTCGCCACCATCGACGCGACCTGCCCCCTGGTCACCAAGGTGCACAAGGAGGCCGTCCGGTTCGCCAACGAGGACTACGACATCCTCCTGATCGGCCACGAGGGCCACGAGGAGGTCATCGGCACCTCCGGCGAGGCCCCCGACCACATCACGCTGGTCGACGGCCCCGAGGACGTGGCGAACGTCGAGGTCCGCGACGACTCGAAGGTCGTCTGGCTCTCCCAGACGACGCTCTCGGTCGACGAGACCATGGAGACGGTGGACGCGCTCAAGCAGAAGTTCCCGCTGCTCATCTCCCCGCCGAGCGACGACATCTGCTACGCGACGCAGAACCGCCAGATCGCGGTGAAGCAGATGGGCGCGGACGCGGACCTGGTCATCGTCGTCGGCTCCAAGAACTCCTCGAACTCGGTCCGTCTGGTCGAGGTCGCCCTCGGCGCGGGCGCGCGCGACGCCCATCTGGTGGACTTCGCCGACGAGATCGACGAGGCGTGGCTGGAGGGCGTGAGCACGGTCGGCCTCACCTCCGGCGCGTCCGTCCCCGAGGTCCTGGTCGAGGGCGTACTGGAGTGGCTCGCCCAGCGCGGCTTCGAGGACGTCGAGCTCGTCAAGGCGGCGGAGGAGTCGATCACGTTCTCGCTGCCGAAGGAGCTCCGCCGCGATCTGCGCGCGGAGGCGGCGGAGCTGTCCGGGAAGTAGCGGTACAACGGTCCCGCGGCACCCGGAAGGCAGTGTGGAACGCCTGGTCATGGGCGTTCTACGGGTGACTGTCAGTGCCCGGCCGTAACGTGGTGTCCATGAACGTGTTCGGAGTGGACATCGGCGGGTCCGGGATCAAGGGCGCTCCCGTGGACCTGGAGCGCGGCGACCTGACCCAGGAGCGGTACAAGGTCCTGACCCCGCACCCCGCGACGCCCGAAGCGGTGGCGGACGGCGTCGCGGAGGTGGTCGGCCAGTTCGGCTGGTCGGGCCCGGTCGGCATCACCTTCCCGGGGGTCGTCACGGGCAACACGATCAGAACGGCGGCCAATGTCGCCCGCGAGTGGATAGGCGTGGACGGGGCGCGGCTGCTCGGCGACCGCCTGGGCGGCCTGCCGGTGACGGTGATGAACGACGCGGACGCGGCGGGCGTGGCCGAGATGAGCTTCGGCGCGGGCCGGGGCCGCAAGGGCACGGTGATCCTGCTGACGTTCGGTACGGGCATCGGCAGCGCGCTCTTCCTCGACGGCCGCCTGGTGCCCAACACCGAGCTCGGCCATCTGGAGCTGCACGGCCACGACGCGGAGAAGCGTGCCTCGACCAAGGCCAAGGAGGACGAGGACCTGACCTGGTCCCACTGGGCCCACCGCGTCCAGAAGTACCTGGCCCACGTCGAGATGCTGTTCTCGCCGGAGCTCTTCATCATCGGCGGGGGCGTGAGCCGCAAGGCCGACAAGTTCCTGCCGCTGATCGAGGGGATCCGGGCGGAGCTGGTCCCGGCGGAGCTGCAGAACAACGCGGGGATCGTGGGGGCGGCGATGACGGCGGCCCGCCGGTAGCGACGGCGCCGCGTTCTGGCTACCGCCGGGGCCCGGGTCCGGCGGGCCGCGTCCTGCGCCGCCCCATCAGCCGCAGCTTCCGTACGCTCGCGATCAGGCCCGCCACCAGCGTGCCGCCGTACAGCCAGCCGGCGTGCAGGGCCAGGGCGGTGACCACGGCCATGGCCTGGCCGCCGAAGCCGCCGGAGCCGCCCGCGATGGGCACGATGCCGAACGCGAAGGCGATCGGGACGCTGATGGGCGCACTCACCAGGTCGGCGGGACGCACCCAGAGCGCGGTGACGGCGCTCACCGGCAGGAACAGCACGCCGTACACGGCGGGCGAGCCGTCGAAGATCAGCCAGTCCAGGCAGCCGAGCAGAAACATGACGGCCGCCGCGAACAGCCCTCCGCCGAGCCCCGTGAGTCGGGGCTGGGGAAGCCGGCGCAGGGCCAGTACGAACGGCGGGGCGGGGCGGGCCGCCACCCGGTACACGGCGGCCGCCTCCCCGGCGGCGGCCTGCGGCCCGAGCGGCGCCCGCCCGGAGGTACGGCCGGGCGCGCGTCCGGCCGGGCCGTCGGCCGTGCGTGCTCGCTGTCCGGGCTGCGGGGTGCGCGTCCTGTATTGCTCCACCGCACCAACGTAGGTCGCAACAGGGGAGGAACCACCCGTGGGACACGCCCTTTGGGTGAGCTTGGCGTTGCGTTCGACGCGAAACCGCCCCTGGAGGCGGTAAGGCGGGGTCGGCGCCGACCCGGTGAGGGCCGTCGCCGACGGCACGGCGCGCCCGTAAACTGGTGAGTCGGCCCCCATCCGCGGGGGCGTCGGCCCCCGGCCCGGGGGCGGACGGACCACCACCCTCGTACCGGGAAGTCGCCAACGTGTCGCTCACGATCGGAATCGTCGGTCTGCCGAATGTCGGCAAGTCGACCCTGTTCAACGCCCTGACCAAGAACGACGTGCTGGCGGCCAACTACCCGTTCGCCACCATCGAGCCGAACGTCGGCGTCGTCGGCGTCCCCGACGCCCGCCTCGCGGTCCTCGCGGGCATCTTCGGCTCGCAGAAGATCCTCCCGGCGACGGTCGACTTCGTCGACATCGCGGGCATCGTGCGCGGCGCCTCGGAGGGTGAGGGCCTGGGCAACAAGTTCCTGGCGAACATCCGCGAGTCGGACGCCATCTGCCAGGTCATCCGCGCCTTCGCGGACGAGAACGTCGTCCACGTCGACGGCAAGGTCTCGCCGAAGGACGACATCGAGACGATCAACACCGAGCTGATCCTCGCCGACCTCCAGTCCATCGAGAAGGCGGAGCCCCGGCTGACGAAGGAGTCCCGCCTCCAGAAGGAGAAGGTCGCGGTCCTCGCGGCCGTCGTCGAGGCCAAGGCGATCCTCGAAGCCGGCGACACCCTCTTCTCCAAGGGCATCACCAAGGGCACCGAGCGCGGCGACCTCCTCCACGAGCTGCACCTGCTGACCACGAAGCCGTTCCTCTACGTCTTCAACGTCGACGAGGACGAGCTGACGGACGACGCCTTCAAGGACGAGCAGCGCGCGCTGGTCGCCCCGGCCGAGGCGATCTTCCTGAACGCCAAGCTGGAGGCGGAGCTCATCGAGCTCGACGACGACGAGGCCCTCGAACTCCTCCAGTCGGTCGGCCAGGACGAGCCGGGCATGGCCACCCTGGGCCGCGTCGGCTTCGACACCCTGGGCCTGCAGACGTACCTGACGGCCGGCCCGAAGGAAACCCGCGCCTGGACCATCAAGAAGGGCGCCACCGCCCCCGAGGCGGCCGGCGTGATCCACACCGACTTCCAGCGCGGCTTCATCAAGGCCGAGGTCATCTCCTTCGCCGACCTCGTCGACTGCGGCTCGGTGGCCGAAGCCCGCGCCAAGGGCAAGGCGCGGATGGAGGGCAAGGACTACGTCATGCAGGACGGCGACGTAGTCGAATTCCGGTTCAACGTGTAGCTAGTCGTGTACTGGGCGTTAACTGATTAGTCAAACGTGCAGGTAAGAAGGGGTCGGACTCCGTTGAGTCCGACCCCTCCGTCGTCACCGTGCTGGATGGGTGCTGGATGGTCTGACGCGGGGTCAGTGGCGATCAGGTCTCGTAAACGGTGGACCGGTGTCCCACGTGAACGACCCAGATCACCAGCTCCCCGTTGTCGATCGTGTAGACGACGCGGTAGTCGCCGACGCGCAGGCGGCGACGTTCGGGCTGGGACACGAGTGCGGTGGTGTTGAAGCCGAGGGGGTCGGTTTCCAACTCGGTCAGCTTGGCCAGGATGCGCAGCGCCATGTCGCGAGGGATCTTCCGGAGTTCGGCCTGCGCCTCGGGGCGGAAGACGGTTCGGTACTCACTCACTGCGCGCCAGCGTCTCCCTCATGATGTCCTCGATCGGGATGCCGGGTGCGGGGTTGGCTACGCGCTCGTCGATGATCCGATTGATCTCGCGCTCTTCCCACTCCTGGTACTTGCGCAGTACGTCGATGGAGACGACGGCGGCGACTTCCTTGCCCCGGCGCGTGATCACTGTGGGCACATCGTCGCGGTCTGCGCGCTCCACGACCTCCGCCAAGTGTGCACGCACGTCGCGGATGGACTCTATGGGCAGTGGCTGCGTCATGCGCTCAAGCGTACCGAGTGTCCCATGTGTACACAACGGGCCGGTGGTGGCGGACAGGATCCCCTCGACGCGGTCGCGCGTGCTGGATGTGCGGCGCTGGGGCGACAAGCATGAAGACCAGCACTCCGTCGATCAGCTCGGTATGGCGGGGGGTGTCTCCGGGAGGCTGTCCAGGTCCTCCGCGAACCAGCCTTCCGCGCGCGGCGGGCGCATCCAGTCGGGCAGTGCGGTCATGGCTTCACCGTACCGGCTCCGGGCCGACGAGAGCCGGGTCTTCCCCGGGACCGGATCGGGGCCGGTCGCCGCCCCCCGACTGTGATCGAATTCCAACCGTGACCCCATTCGCCATACCCTCCCGCCCCCTCCGTATCGCCGCCGCCCAGGCCCCCGTCGCCGCCGGTGATGTCGTCGCCAATGCCGACACCGCCGCCCGGCTCGTCCGGGCCGCCGGGGGCGGTGGGGCACGGGTCGTCGTGCTTGCCGAGAAATTCCTCACCGGGTACGAGCCCGAGCTCATCCGGGCCGATCCCGAGCGGTGCGCCGTGAACGGGCTCGGCGACCCCCGCCTCGCTCCCGTCGTGGCCGCCTGTCGGGAGAGCGGGGTGGTCGCGGTCGTCGGGGCCGCGGTGTACGACGGCGGGGAGCTGTTCGTATCCGCTCTGGTCGTCGACGGAGGCGGGGTCCGCGCGCGGTACGACAAGCAGACGCTGTTCAAGGCGGAGCGGGCCGTGTATCGGCATGGGGCTGCTGGTCTCACCCTTGACGTGGATGGGTGGCGGCTCGGGCTCGGGGTCTGTTACGACTCCGGCTTTCCCGAGCACGCTCGGGCGGCGGCGCTGGACGGCTGCCACGCGTACGTGGTGGGCGCGCTGTTCGGTGTCGGCAACGGGTACCACGAGTCGCGGATCTGGTTCCCCGCCCGGGCCTTCGACAACACGGTGTACGCGGTGCTCGCCAACCACGTCGGACGGACGGGGGAGTGGGAGACCTGCGGGAGCAGTGCGGTGTGGGGGCCGGACGGACGGGTTGTGGCGGAAGCGGGCGCCCGGGACGAGGAGATCGTCTTCGCCGATCTGACCCCCGACGCCCTGCACGCTGCCCGCGAGGCTGAGCCGATGCTGCGGGATCTGTGGGATACCTCAGTGATGCCCAGGCGTGCGGTACGGGCGGCGGCTACTCCACCCGTACCGCCCCCCTAGGCTCCAGCCCGTCAACCCGCCGCCAACCCCGTCTTCAGCCCCGCCCCGCACAGCGGAACCACCGCGTCACGCCCCCCGAGGGAGGACGGCGACGCGGTGACCGCCGCCCAGCACGCCACCCCCGTCGACTCGACGAACAGCCCGCGGCCGGCGAGGTCGCGCTGGGCCGCGCGGATCTGGTCCTCGGTCACCGTCAGGAACGTGCCGCCCGATTCGCGTACCGCTCGCAGGATCTGGCGGCCCCGGGGCGGGCGTGGGATCGCGATGCCCTCGGCCAGTGTGTCGGCCGCCTCCGCGTCCGCGGGATCCTCCGCCCCCGCCCGGAACGCCGCCGCCAGCGGCGACACCGCCTCCGCCTGGACCGCGACCAGGGCGGGGCGCTCGGGGATCAGGCCGTGCGCGTACAGCTCGGCCGTGGCGAGTGCGGCGCCGAGCAGCAGGGTGCCGTTGCCGACCGGGACGACGATCGCGCCGGGCAGCCTGCCGCCCAGCTCCTCCCACAGCTCGTAGACATACGTCTTGGTGCCGTGCAGGAAGTACGGGTTGAAGACGTGCGAGGCGTAGAACGTGCCGGGGGTGTCGGCGGCCGCGCGGGCGACGCGGGCGGTGGCCTCCCGGTCGCCGGGGACGCGCTCGACCCGGGCCCCGTGCGCCCCGATCTGCTCGACCTTCTTCGGCGAGGTGGCCTCGGGCACGTACACGGTGCACGGCAGCCCGGCCCGGGCCAGATACGCGGCGAACGACGTGCCCGCGTTGCCGCTGCTGTCGGCGATCACGCGCTCGGGCGCCAGCCGCCGGGCCAGCTCGGCGAGCACGACCGCGCCCCGGTCCTTGAAGGACAGCGTCGGCATCAGGAAGTCCAGCTTGGCCGAGACCGTGTCGGTGAGCGGCACCAGCGGTGTGCACCCCTCGCCCAGGGTGACCGGCGGCGGCCCGTCGAGCGGCAGGGCCTCCGCGTACCGCCACAGCGAACCGACGCGCCCCGCAAGCGACTTCAGCTCCACGGCCCCGGCGGCGAAGTCCAGGTCCCACGGGCCCCCACAGGCCGGGCAGCACCAGGGGGCGGCGGCCTCGACGGGGGCCCGGGTGCCGTCCCGGGGGCAGCGGTATGCCGCCGCGCTCGCGCCGGAGGGCTGGGAAGGGTGCGTGTTCGTGCGTGTCATACGGCGACCCTAGAACGTCGCTTGTGACGTCGAGTCAGGTCGGGTGGCTCACGGGTGCTCGCCCGCCCCGAACCCGGCCGGGCCGCCGCCCGGCCGCTGCCCGGACGCACTCCGTCCGCTTCGGCGCCGACCCCCCGTCGGCTCCCGCGTACGATTCGCGCAGCAGTTCGCTGACCTCGACGAGGAGCCCTCACCCGTGGACATACCGCCGCCGCCCGCGCCCGAGCCGCCTCCGCAGCCGGGCCAGGGCCACGGCCCCGGCTGGCCGCCGCCCCTACCAGGGCCGCAGCAGCCCTGGTACCCGTATCCGCAGGCGTACCCGCAGCCGTTCCAGGAGCCGGTCAAGACCAGCGGTCTGGCCATCGCCTCGCTGGTCACCGGCATCGTCTGCTGTGTGCCGCCGCTCGGTCTGGTCCTGGGCGTGCTCGCCCTGGGGCGGATCAGGAAGAGGGGGCAGGGCGGTAAGGGCATGGCGATCACCGGTGTGGTGCTCTCCGCGATCAGTACGGTCCTGGCGGTCGTCCTCGTGGTGAGCGGCGCGGTGAGCGCGTTCTGGGACGGGTTCCGCGACGGTATCGACGAGGTCAAGAGCACGCGCAGCACCATGGACCTGCGCAAGGGCGACTGCTTCGACGTCCCCGGCGGCGAGCTGGAGCGCGAGGTCGTGAACGTGACCGTCGTGCCGTGTGCCGGGCCGCACGACGGCGAGGTCTCCGGCTCCTTCAAGCTGGACGGCTCCTCCTTCCCGGGCGACAAGGCGATCACCGCGCTCGCCGACCGCAAGTGCTGGGCCGTCGAGCAGGAGTACGCGATGGACAGCTGGGCGCTGCCGGTCGAGGCCGAGTCGTACTACTACACACCGAGCAGCCGCAGCTGGCGGCTCGGCGACCACTCGGTCACCTGCTCCTTCGCCACCACGAGCGGCAAGCTCAAGGGCTCGGTGCGCAATGACGCCCGCCGTCTGGACGCCGACCAGATGACCTATCTGCGCTCCGCCAACGCCTATGACCGGGTGCTGGCCGCAGGCCCCGACCGGGACCGGGTCGAGGACGACCTGCCCGCCTTCAAGAAGTGGGCCGGGCAGGTCTCCCAGGTGCTGGGCCAGGAGAGCGCCCGGCTGCGCGAGCGCAGCTGGCCCGCCGCCGCGGACGCGCGGGTGCGCGCCCGCGCCAAGGAGACCGAGCTGGCGGGCAAGGAGTGGGCGAAGGCGGCCGGGGCCGCCGACACCGACGCCTTCTACCTCCACTCGGGCGCGGCGGACCGCGCCCTGCGGCAGGCCACCGAGGTCGCCGCGCGGGGCGCCCTGCACCTGGCCACCACACCGCCCGCGACCGACTCCGGGGACAGCGGCGGCGGTTCGGGCGGCGCCGACGGCGGTACGGACAGCGGCGGCACCGAGGACGGGTCGAGCTCGGGAACGGGGAGCGGAACCGGAGGCGACGGTTCCAAGGCGGTCTGAGGCGGGTAGTCCTACCGGCGGTATCCCCTGGGCACGGGCAGGTCATCACTTCGAGTGAAACTGTGGCCTTGGCTTGCGGCGCACAACCCACGGTTGCCACGCTGTTGCAGTCTGTCAACCTGATGGGAGTGGCCAGTGACTTTCGGTGAGCAGCCGGCTTATCTGCGCGTAGCCAGCGATCTCCGGCAGAAAATCGTCAGTGGTTCACTGCCGCCGCATACCCGCCTCCCCTCGCAGGCCCGCATCCGCGAGGAGTACGGCGTCTCCGACACGGTCGCCCTGGAGGCCCGCAAGGTCCTGATGGCCGAGGGTCTGGTCGAGGGCCGCTCCGGGTCGGGTACGTATGTGAGGGAGCGCCCCGTCCCGCGCCGCGTGGCCCGCTCCGGGTTCCGCCCGGCCAAGGGGGCCAGCCCGTTCCGCCAGGAGCAGGCCGAGGACGGCACCCGGGGCACCTGGGAGTCGAGCAGTGAGCAGGAGGACGCGTCCGCCGAGATCGCCGAGCGGCTCGGCATCCCCCCTGGAGACCGGGTGATGCGCACCCGGTACCTGTACCGGGACGCGGGTGAGCAGATGATGCTCTCCACGTCCTGGGAGCCGCTCGCGGTGACCGGGCGCACGCCCGTGATGCTCCCCGAGGAGGGGCCGCTCGGGGGGTGCGGCGTCGTCGAGCGGATGGCCGCGATCGACGTGGTGGTGGACAACGTGGTGGAGGAGGTCGGCGCACGCCCGGGGCTTGCGGAGGAGCTCCTGGCGCTCGGCGGCGTCCCGGGCCATGTGGTGCTCGTCATCGAGCGGACGTACTACGCGTCGGGGCGCGCGGTGGAGACGGCCGACGTCGTCGTCCCCGCCGACCGGTACCGGATCGCCTACCACCTTCCGGTGAAGTAGGTGACGTAGCTGAAGCGGGTGAAGTAGCGGTGTCGGCGGTGGGCTGATCCGGCGTCAACTCCCGTAACGGGGGCGCACTCGAAGGAGTGCGCCCCCGCTGTCTTGCCCTTGCGTGGCCGGATCCGTCTCTCTTTGTGTAAACGCGGATCCGCTGAGTGAAGGTCAGGCGTAGGCTCGGGCATATGCGGAATGCGGTTTCCTGGGGATCTTCACAGACCTGCACGCCGACAGCGGGAGGGGCGCGATGAACGACGGTGGCGTGGTGCTTTCCTGGCAGGTCATACGGCAGGACGACAACGGCAACCGCTACCGCGTCGGCAGGTACGCCACCCGGGCCGAGGCCCAGAAGATCGTCGACAGCCTCGATGACCTGGGACATCACCGGCTCTACTGGGTCGAGAGGATCACCCAGCCGGCGCAGTAGCGGGGCGCCCCGGTGGGTGCGGACGGGGGCGCGGGCCGGACGACGGCCCGCCGGACCGGACCCCGCCGGGAGCGGGTTACGCTCCGGCGCATGGACGTTCGTGTGGTGGTCGCCGGAGCCGTGTTCGACAGGGGCAGGCTGCTCGCCGCGCGCCGCAGCGCCCCGCCCGAGCTGGCCGGGCGCTGGGAGCTGCCCGGCGGCAAGGTGGAGCCGGGTGAGCACCCCGAGGACGCCCTGGTGCGCGAGTTGCGCGAGGAACTGGGCGTGGAGGCCCGGCCGCTGGAGCGGATCCCGGGGGAGTGGCCGCTGAAGCCGGGCCTGGTGCTGCGGGTGTGGACCGCCCGTCTGGTCTCCGGCGAGCCCCGGCCCCTGGAGGACCACGACGCCCTGCGCTGGCTCGCCCCCGACGAGACGGACGAGGTCGACTGGCTGCCGCAGGACCGGCCTGCGGTGGCGGAGGCCGCGCGCATGCTGGCGGCGGGCATCAGGGCGGCGCGGGAGGGCGCGGCGGGCCGCTGAGCGTCCCTCCGTCCCCGTACGCCCCTACGCCGTTCGTGCCACCA
Protein-coding sequences here:
- a CDS encoding exodeoxyribonuclease VII small subunit, whose protein sequence is MSGSGSSASSESLGYEQARDELIDVVRRLEAGGTTLEESLALWERGEALAKVCRRWLEGARARLDAALEAEG
- the xseA gene encoding exodeoxyribonuclease VII large subunit, encoding MGLNTSAQAPLPVGEVSRLIGGWIDRLGAVWVEGQITQLSRRPGAGVVFLTLRDPSHDISVSVTCYRQVFDAVADVVAEGARVVVHAKPEWYAPRGQLSLRAAEIRPVGIGELLARLEQLKKSLAAEGLFALDRKRPLPFLPQLVGLVVGRASAAERDVLENARRRWPAVRFEVRNVAVQGVHAVPQVVQAVKELDGLAEVDVIIVARGGGSVEDLLPFSDEQLVRTVAECRTPVVSAIGHEPDSPLLDLVADLRASTPTDAAKKVVPDVGEELDRVRMLRDRARRHVVGLVDREERGLAGMLGRPWMERPHRMVDDRADEVDALVDRSRRVLGHLLDRADSELAHTRARVVALSPAATLERGYAVLQRADGAVVRAPGEVAGGEELRARVAEGEFTVVVGTDA
- a CDS encoding APC family permease: MSARREESGASEESGRRVPRDGGLRRSLGFRDLVVYGLLFIAPMAPVGIFGTLDAKSHGAVALVYVVSTVAMAFTAFSYAQMVRVAPQAGSVFAYARAGLGEGAGFIAGWMAMLDYLLIPAVAYLFSGIAMHSLVPEVSRWVWTALAVVITTALNLWGVRAAARVGFAVLAMEIVVLLVFVVAAVVVLVRDGAERDWLSPLGGDAGFSLAAVLSAVSVAVLSYLGFDAIASFAEEVTGGSEKVARAVLFCLALAGVLFVAQTYLAALLAPTSSAALAADPGRQGSAFYDMVEASVGTWLHDLVAVSKAIGAAFAALAGQAAAGRLVFAMARERRLPKVLSRTDSGVPRAALLVAAVVTMVAAVWAARRDDGMDHLVSVVDMGALTAFLLLHASVIGWYAVRRREGAPNWLTHVVLPLLGAAVIVAVMWEATRTAQVVGLVWLVLGVGVLMVQGAERFGRVG
- a CDS encoding 4-hydroxy-3-methylbut-2-enyl diphosphate reductase produces the protein MERMTATPARRVLLAAPRGYCAGVDRAVIAVEKALEQYGSPIYVRHEIVHNKYVVQTLEKKGAIFVEETAEVPEGSIVMFSAHGVAPTVHEEAAERKLATIDATCPLVTKVHKEAVRFANEDYDILLIGHEGHEEVIGTSGEAPDHITLVDGPEDVANVEVRDDSKVVWLSQTTLSVDETMETVDALKQKFPLLISPPSDDICYATQNRQIAVKQMGADADLVIVVGSKNSSNSVRLVEVALGAGARDAHLVDFADEIDEAWLEGVSTVGLTSGASVPEVLVEGVLEWLAQRGFEDVELVKAAEESITFSLPKELRRDLRAEAAELSGK
- the ppgK gene encoding polyphosphate--glucose phosphotransferase; protein product: MNVFGVDIGGSGIKGAPVDLERGDLTQERYKVLTPHPATPEAVADGVAEVVGQFGWSGPVGITFPGVVTGNTIRTAANVAREWIGVDGARLLGDRLGGLPVTVMNDADAAGVAEMSFGAGRGRKGTVILLTFGTGIGSALFLDGRLVPNTELGHLELHGHDAEKRASTKAKEDEDLTWSHWAHRVQKYLAHVEMLFSPELFIIGGGVSRKADKFLPLIEGIRAELVPAELQNNAGIVGAAMTAARR
- a CDS encoding DUF6542 domain-containing protein codes for the protein MEQYRTRTPQPGQRARTADGPAGRAPGRTSGRAPLGPQAAAGEAAAVYRVAARPAPPFVLALRRLPQPRLTGLGGGLFAAAVMFLLGCLDWLIFDGSPAVYGVLFLPVSAVTALWVRPADLVSAPISVPIAFAFGIVPIAGGSGGFGGQAMAVVTALALHAGWLYGGTLVAGLIASVRKLRLMGRRRTRPAGPGPRR
- the ychF gene encoding redox-regulated ATPase YchF; the encoded protein is MSLTIGIVGLPNVGKSTLFNALTKNDVLAANYPFATIEPNVGVVGVPDARLAVLAGIFGSQKILPATVDFVDIAGIVRGASEGEGLGNKFLANIRESDAICQVIRAFADENVVHVDGKVSPKDDIETINTELILADLQSIEKAEPRLTKESRLQKEKVAVLAAVVEAKAILEAGDTLFSKGITKGTERGDLLHELHLLTTKPFLYVFNVDEDELTDDAFKDEQRALVAPAEAIFLNAKLEAELIELDDDEALELLQSVGQDEPGMATLGRVGFDTLGLQTYLTAGPKETRAWTIKKGATAPEAAGVIHTDFQRGFIKAEVISFADLVDCGSVAEARAKGKARMEGKDYVMQDGDVVEFRFNV
- a CDS encoding type II toxin-antitoxin system RelE/ParE family toxin, which codes for MSEYRTVFRPEAQAELRKIPRDMALRILAKLTELETDPLGFNTTALVSQPERRRLRVGDYRVVYTIDNGELVIWVVHVGHRSTVYET